One Pseudonocardia abyssalis DNA segment encodes these proteins:
- a CDS encoding PEP-utilizing enzyme, with translation MADVLAEGYNVFDTSKSPSGTVKYLSSPADVISLIQSGKLQEHILLVRGGTTTFLAPALSMGAIGVITMSGAPESHLGILSREFQTPCVMTAHLTGSDSRYVVGATSDEHFAEIARELDGKKVRLDCTDDEVGRIVADD, from the coding sequence ATGGCCGACGTTCTGGCCGAGGGCTACAACGTCTTCGACACGTCCAAGTCCCCCAGCGGGACGGTGAAGTACCTGTCCTCGCCCGCCGACGTCATCAGCCTCATCCAGTCCGGCAAGCTCCAGGAGCACATCCTCCTGGTCCGCGGCGGGACCACCACCTTCCTGGCGCCGGCGCTGAGCATGGGCGCGATCGGCGTGATCACGATGTCGGGTGCGCCCGAGTCGCACTTGGGGATCCTCTCGCGCGAGTTCCAGACGCCGTGCGTGATGACGGCCCACCTGACCGGTAGCGACTCCCGTTACGTCGTGGGCGCCACCAGCGACGAGCACTTCGCGGAGATCGCGCGGGAGCTCGACGGCAAGAAGGTCCGGCTCGACTGCACCGACGACGAGGTCGGCCGCATCGTGGCCGACGACTGA
- a CDS encoding LLM class flavin-dependent oxidoreductase codes for MSTDDQEGAPMEIGIDNFVAADPAVDPAQQMQDVLAQIARADSAGVHTFGIGEHHREGFLDSAPVTILAAAAAITERIRLRSAVTVLSADDPVRVFESYATLDLISRGRAELVVGRGSFTEAFPLFGLDLADYDDLFEEKLDLLLRIRDDAHPHWSGRLRAPLTGQGVFPRPHQAQLPIWLGVGGTPSSFVRAGALGLPLMVAIIGGAPRRFRPLIDLYRETGRRAGHPAEQLKVGVHCIGFVGDTDRQAADDFYPGHAEMFTRIGRERGFAPVTRAGYEAQRGPDGPFLVGDAETVANRARGISDELGGISRLTVQMTNGRMPHETMLRSIELLGSKVVPLVDGTAGRASGARTSG; via the coding sequence ATGAGCACGGACGACCAGGAAGGTGCCCCGATGGAGATCGGGATCGACAACTTCGTGGCGGCCGACCCGGCCGTCGACCCGGCGCAGCAGATGCAGGACGTGCTCGCCCAGATCGCGCGGGCCGACAGCGCGGGCGTGCACACCTTCGGGATCGGCGAGCACCACCGGGAGGGCTTCCTCGACTCCGCGCCCGTCACGATCCTCGCCGCCGCGGCGGCGATCACCGAGCGGATCCGGCTGCGCAGCGCGGTCACGGTGCTCAGCGCCGACGACCCGGTGCGCGTCTTCGAGAGCTACGCGACGCTCGACCTGATCTCGCGGGGCCGGGCGGAGCTCGTGGTCGGCCGCGGCTCCTTCACCGAGGCGTTCCCGCTGTTCGGCCTCGACCTGGCGGACTACGACGACCTGTTCGAGGAGAAGCTCGACCTGCTGCTGCGGATCCGCGACGACGCGCACCCGCACTGGTCCGGCCGCCTGCGCGCCCCGCTGACCGGCCAGGGCGTGTTCCCCCGTCCGCACCAGGCGCAGCTGCCGATCTGGCTGGGCGTCGGCGGCACGCCGTCGTCGTTCGTCCGGGCCGGGGCGCTCGGGCTGCCCCTGATGGTCGCGATCATCGGCGGCGCGCCGCGTCGCTTCCGGCCCCTGATCGACCTCTACCGGGAGACCGGACGGCGGGCGGGGCACCCGGCGGAGCAGCTGAAGGTCGGGGTGCACTGCATCGGGTTCGTGGGCGACACCGACCGGCAGGCCGCGGACGACTTCTACCCCGGCCACGCCGAGATGTTCACGCGGATCGGGCGCGAACGGGGCTTCGCCCCCGTCACGCGCGCCGGGTACGAGGCGCAGCGCGGACCGGACGGACCGTTCCTGGTCGGCGACGCCGAGACGGTGGCGAACCGGGCCCGGGGCATCTCCGACGAGCTCGGCGGCATCTCGCGCCTCACCGTCCAGATGACGAACGGGCGGATGCCGCACGAGACGATGCTGCGCAGCATCGAGCTGCTGGGGTCGAAGGTCGTCCCGCTGGTCGACGGCACCGCGGGCCGGGCGTCCGGGGCGAGGACCTCGGGCTAA
- a CDS encoding DUF808 domain-containing protein, producing the protein MSGLFALLDDVAALVRITAASLDDIAGAAGRAGVKAAGVVVDDAAVTPRYVQGLEPKRELSIIGRIARGSLRNKLLFILPAALLLSQFAPWALTPILMLGGTYLCYEGAEKIWELIAGHQPAPEEARETAAADPEGHEKKVVSGAVRTDFILSAEIMVIALNEVASEGLVARGAILLVVAVAITALVYGAVALIVKMDDAGLALAKRDSAPVSALGRGLVRAMPIVLSVLSTVGIAAMLWVGGHILLVGVEDLGFAPPYAFVHHVEVLVHDATGPLGGFLGWLTNTVFSAIAGAVVGAIIVAVMHVIPKRTAGAAHA; encoded by the coding sequence ATGAGCGGCCTCTTCGCGTTGCTCGACGACGTGGCCGCCCTCGTCAGGATCACCGCGGCGTCGCTCGACGACATCGCGGGTGCGGCCGGCCGGGCGGGGGTGAAGGCCGCGGGGGTCGTCGTCGACGACGCGGCCGTCACCCCGCGGTACGTGCAGGGGCTGGAGCCGAAACGCGAGCTGTCGATCATCGGGCGGATCGCCCGGGGGTCGCTGCGCAACAAGCTGCTGTTCATCCTCCCCGCCGCGCTGCTGCTGAGCCAGTTCGCGCCGTGGGCCCTCACACCCATTCTCATGCTCGGCGGCACCTATCTCTGCTATGAGGGCGCGGAGAAGATCTGGGAGTTGATCGCCGGGCACCAGCCCGCACCGGAGGAGGCCCGCGAGACGGCGGCCGCCGACCCGGAGGGGCACGAGAAGAAGGTCGTCTCGGGTGCGGTGCGCACCGACTTCATCCTCTCCGCGGAGATCATGGTCATCGCGCTCAACGAGGTCGCGTCCGAGGGCCTGGTCGCCCGTGGTGCCATCCTGCTGGTAGTGGCGGTGGCGATCACGGCGCTCGTCTACGGCGCGGTGGCGCTGATCGTCAAGATGGACGACGCGGGTCTGGCACTGGCGAAGCGGGACTCCGCACCGGTGAGCGCACTCGGGCGCGGACTGGTCCGGGCGATGCCGATCGTGCTCTCGGTCCTGTCCACCGTCGGGATCGCGGCGATGCTCTGGGTCGGCGGGCACATCCTGCTCGTGGGCGTCGAGGACCTCGGATTCGCACCGCCGTACGCGTTCGTGCACCACGTCGAGGTGCTCGTGCACGACGCCACGGGCCCGCTCGGCGGGTTCCTCGGCTGGCTCACCAACACCGTCTTCTCGGCCATCGCCGGAGCGGTCGTGGGCGCCATCATCGTGGCGGTCATGCACGTGATCCCGAAGCGGACCGCGGGCGCCGCGCACGCCTGA
- a CDS encoding enoyl-CoA hydratase-related protein: MSAVVTEDAADGVLVASMDLRPVNPLGPETIDGLAAALDEADARDARTVVVASALPGFFAAGADIAHTSTIDAAGFAAYDDRLRAVLARLAGSGRVTIAAVEGRALGGGMELAMACALRPAPAVSV; encoded by the coding sequence ATGAGCGCGGTCGTCACGGAGGACGCCGCAGACGGCGTCCTCGTCGCCTCGATGGACCTGCGCCCGGTCAACCCGCTGGGCCCCGAGACCATCGACGGGCTCGCCGCCGCACTCGACGAGGCCGACGCGCGCGACGCCCGCACCGTCGTCGTCGCGTCGGCGCTGCCCGGCTTCTTCGCCGCGGGCGCCGACATCGCGCACACGTCCACGATCGACGCGGCCGGGTTCGCCGCCTACGACGACCGGCTGCGCGCGGTGCTCGCCCGGCTCGCCGGATCCGGCCGGGTCACGATCGCCGCGGTCGAGGGCCGGGCGCTCGGCGGCGGGATGGAGCTCGCGATGGCGTGCGCGCTGCGCCCCGCTCCCGCCGTTTCGGTCTGA
- a CDS encoding SDR family NAD(P)-dependent oxidoreductase has translation MSRTAFVTGGAQGIGQGIATTLGAVGFRVAVVDLNLEAAQATASSITEAGGTALAVRADVTDTGSVQDAVRTVTAELGPVEIAVNNAGWDDFMNFVDTTEDFWDRILDINFKGMLRVTHTVVPGMIERGFGRVVNIGSDAGRVGSSLEAVYSGAKGGTIAFTKTLAREVARHGITANTVCPGPTDTPMLQAFAAKSDDGAKVLDGMTRSVPMRRLAQPADVAAAVAFFASDATGYITGQTLSVSGGLTMA, from the coding sequence ATGAGCAGAACGGCATTCGTCACCGGAGGTGCCCAGGGCATCGGCCAGGGCATCGCGACGACGTTGGGGGCCGTCGGCTTCCGCGTCGCCGTCGTCGACCTCAACCTGGAGGCCGCGCAGGCCACCGCCTCGTCGATCACGGAGGCAGGGGGCACCGCGCTGGCGGTGCGCGCCGACGTCACCGACACCGGGTCGGTGCAGGACGCCGTCAGGACGGTCACCGCCGAGCTGGGGCCGGTGGAGATCGCGGTCAACAACGCCGGCTGGGACGACTTCATGAACTTCGTCGACACCACCGAGGACTTCTGGGACCGCATCCTGGACATCAACTTCAAGGGCATGCTGCGGGTCACCCACACCGTGGTGCCCGGGATGATCGAGCGCGGCTTCGGCCGGGTCGTCAACATCGGGTCCGACGCCGGACGCGTCGGCTCGTCGCTGGAGGCCGTCTACTCCGGCGCCAAGGGCGGCACGATCGCGTTCACCAAGACCCTCGCCCGTGAGGTCGCGCGGCACGGCATCACCGCCAACACGGTCTGCCCCGGCCCGACCGACACCCCGATGCTGCAGGCGTTCGCCGCGAAGTCCGACGACGGCGCGAAGGTGCTCGACGGCATGACCCGGAGCGTCCCGATGCGCCGGCTCGCCCAGCCCGCCGACGTCGCCGCCGCCGTCGCCTTCTTCGCCTCCGACGCCACCGGCTACATCACCGGCCAGACGCTGTCCGTCAGCGGCGGCCTCACGATGGCATGA
- a CDS encoding acetyl-CoA hydrolase/transferase family protein, protein MTPVLDLRRHVAAGDGVWWGQAAAEAAPLVDALYEQVGDIGPVRGFCGIAPVRRPRPEHLTVVSYGAMGELRRTAGLEVVPAHYSQLPRLFAQRLLPGDVGLVQVAPPGPDGTCSLGIGVDYAADAARWSRTLIAEINHRMPRTSGTPGIPLDRFAAVVETDRPLPVFPDRAPDDVDEAIAAHVAGLVADGDTIQLGVGSLPAAVLDGLSGHRDLGVHSGMITDGVLRLIDRGVVTGRHKEIDPGVVVTGAALGSASLYSRLGDVPIEFRPAGYTHGAAVLARLTRLVSINAALQVDLTGQVNGESVGGRYLGGVGGQADFSGAAARTGARSVIALRSTSGGASTIVPLLDGGTVTTARADVDTVVTEHGVAHLRGCPLADRPARIAAIAAPQHRETLLKGSR, encoded by the coding sequence GTGACTCCGGTGCTCGACCTGCGGCGCCACGTCGCCGCCGGGGACGGGGTCTGGTGGGGCCAGGCGGCCGCCGAGGCCGCCCCGCTCGTCGACGCGCTGTACGAGCAGGTCGGCGACATCGGTCCGGTCCGCGGGTTCTGCGGGATCGCCCCGGTCCGCCGTCCCCGCCCCGAGCACCTCACCGTCGTCTCCTACGGGGCGATGGGGGAGCTGCGACGGACCGCCGGGCTGGAGGTCGTGCCCGCGCACTACTCCCAGCTGCCGCGGCTGTTCGCGCAGCGGCTGCTGCCCGGCGACGTCGGCCTGGTGCAGGTGGCGCCGCCGGGGCCGGACGGCACGTGCTCGCTGGGGATCGGCGTCGACTACGCCGCCGACGCCGCCCGCTGGTCGCGCACCTTGATCGCGGAGATCAACCACCGGATGCCGCGCACCAGCGGCACGCCGGGCATCCCGCTCGACCGGTTCGCCGCCGTCGTGGAGACCGACCGCCCGCTGCCGGTGTTCCCGGACCGCGCCCCCGACGACGTCGACGAGGCGATCGCCGCGCACGTCGCCGGGCTGGTCGCCGACGGCGACACGATCCAGCTGGGCGTCGGGTCGCTGCCCGCCGCCGTCCTCGACGGCCTGTCCGGGCACCGTGACCTCGGCGTCCACTCCGGAATGATCACCGACGGTGTGCTGCGGCTGATCGACAGGGGCGTGGTCACGGGGCGCCACAAGGAGATCGACCCCGGAGTCGTCGTCACCGGTGCGGCGCTGGGCAGCGCCTCGCTGTACTCCCGCCTCGGCGACGTGCCGATCGAGTTCCGGCCCGCCGGCTACACGCACGGCGCCGCCGTGCTCGCCCGCCTCACCCGGCTGGTGTCGATCAACGCCGCGCTGCAGGTCGACCTCACCGGCCAGGTCAACGGCGAGTCGGTCGGAGGCCGCTACCTCGGCGGCGTCGGCGGGCAGGCCGACTTCTCCGGCGCCGCGGCCCGCACCGGTGCCCGCTCGGTGATCGCGCTGCGGTCCACCTCCGGCGGGGCCTCGACGATCGTCCCGCTGCTGGACGGCGGCACCGTCACCACCGCCCGCGCCGACGTCGACACCGTCGTCACCGAGCACGGCGTGGCCCACCTGCGGGGCTGCCCCCTCGCCGACCGCCCGGCCCGCATCGCGGCGATCGCCGCTCCCCAGCACCGCGAGACACTCCTGAAGGGATCGAGATGA
- a CDS encoding acyl-CoA dehydrogenase family protein, with protein sequence MDFDLTDDQTTIRKVVAEIAGTFDDHYWMECDRKHEFPTAFYDTLASGGWLGVTTPEEYGGHGLGITEASIILEEVARSGGGMNAASAIHLSIFGMHPVILHGSEELKARTLPRIVDGSLHVCFGVTEPGAGLDTTKITTFAKRVGDSYVVNGRKVWISKAQESEKVLLLTRTTTFEDCAKKTDGMTLFLTDLDRAHVDIRPIRKMGRNAVSSNELFIDDLRVPVEDRVGEEGQGFRYILDGLNPERMLIAAEALGIGRVALDAAVEYGNEREVFGRPIGMNQGLQFPLADSLARLDAAELTLRKATWLYDRGEPCGREANTAKYLCADAGFEAADRALQTHGGMGYSEEYHVARYFREARLLKIAPLSQEMVLNYLGSHVLGLPRSY encoded by the coding sequence GTGGACTTCGATCTCACGGACGACCAGACGACGATCCGCAAGGTCGTCGCGGAGATCGCCGGCACGTTCGACGACCACTACTGGATGGAGTGCGACCGGAAGCACGAGTTCCCCACCGCGTTCTACGACACGCTCGCCTCCGGCGGCTGGCTCGGTGTCACCACGCCCGAGGAGTACGGCGGCCACGGACTCGGGATCACCGAGGCGTCGATCATCCTCGAGGAGGTCGCGCGCTCGGGCGGGGGCATGAACGCGGCCAGCGCGATCCACCTGTCGATCTTCGGGATGCACCCGGTGATCCTGCACGGGTCCGAGGAGCTCAAGGCCCGGACGCTGCCCCGGATCGTCGACGGCAGTCTGCACGTCTGCTTCGGGGTGACCGAGCCCGGAGCGGGTCTGGACACCACGAAGATCACCACGTTCGCGAAGCGGGTCGGCGACTCCTACGTCGTGAACGGGCGGAAGGTGTGGATCTCCAAGGCGCAGGAGTCGGAGAAGGTCCTGCTCCTGACGCGCACGACGACGTTCGAGGACTGCGCGAAGAAGACCGACGGCATGACGCTGTTCCTCACCGATCTCGACCGCGCGCACGTCGACATCCGGCCGATCCGCAAGATGGGCCGCAACGCGGTGTCGTCCAACGAGCTGTTCATCGACGACCTGCGGGTGCCGGTGGAGGACCGGGTCGGCGAGGAGGGCCAGGGCTTCCGCTACATCCTCGACGGGCTCAACCCGGAGCGGATGCTCATCGCGGCGGAGGCACTCGGGATCGGGCGGGTCGCACTGGACGCCGCCGTCGAGTACGGCAACGAGCGCGAGGTGTTCGGCCGGCCGATAGGGATGAACCAGGGGCTGCAGTTCCCGCTGGCCGACTCCCTCGCCCGCCTCGACGCCGCGGAGCTGACGCTGCGCAAGGCCACCTGGCTCTACGACCGGGGCGAACCGTGCGGGCGGGAGGCGAACACCGCGAAGTACCTCTGCGCCGACGCCGGGTTCGAGGCGGCCGACCGGGCGCTGCAGACCCACGGCGGCATGGGGTACTCCGAGGAGTACCACGTGGCCCGGTACTTCAGGGAGGCCCGGCTGCTCAAGATCGCGCCGCTCTCGCAGGAGATGGTGCTCAACTACCTGGGCTCGCACGTGCTGGGTCTCCCGAGGAGCTACTAG
- a CDS encoding FadR/GntR family transcriptional regulator, which yields MAAENRSTIRLSPMEVPKASDVLANELRERILSGEYPEGTPLPPERELAVQTRMSRTTVREALRVLEVQGLVRIKAGRAGGAFVQRPGEESVATTLDLLIRGRQIRPASVHETREAIEPSCARLAALNRTAGDLRRLEDADEAIAAGGSLESFLQANVDWHVGVAAAGHNEILTGIMLALSRAIYTVTHNEGFVNGEVRAIAAQAHRSVTRAIRDKDPDAAARRMSRHVHAYAAAALEVDERTAITLPDTD from the coding sequence ATGGCCGCCGAGAACCGCTCGACGATCCGCCTGTCGCCGATGGAGGTGCCGAAGGCCTCCGACGTGCTCGCGAACGAGCTGCGCGAACGCATCCTGTCCGGCGAGTACCCGGAGGGCACCCCCCTGCCGCCCGAGCGCGAGCTGGCGGTCCAGACACGGATGAGCCGCACCACCGTGCGCGAAGCGCTGCGCGTGCTGGAGGTCCAGGGCCTGGTGCGGATCAAGGCCGGCCGGGCCGGCGGTGCGTTCGTGCAGCGCCCCGGCGAGGAGTCGGTGGCCACCACGCTCGACCTGCTGATCCGCGGCCGCCAGATCCGACCGGCCTCGGTGCACGAGACACGCGAGGCGATCGAACCCTCCTGCGCCCGGCTCGCCGCGCTCAACCGCACCGCAGGCGACCTGCGCCGCCTCGAGGACGCCGACGAGGCGATCGCCGCCGGCGGCAGCCTGGAGTCGTTCCTGCAGGCCAACGTCGACTGGCACGTCGGCGTGGCGGCCGCGGGCCACAACGAGATCCTGACCGGGATCATGCTCGCCCTGTCCCGCGCGATCTACACCGTCACGCACAACGAGGGCTTCGTGAACGGCGAGGTCCGGGCCATCGCGGCCCAGGCACACCGGTCGGTGACCCGCGCGATCAGGGACAAGGACCCGGACGCGGCCGCGCGCCGCATGAGCCGTCACGTCCACGCGTACGCAGCAGCGGCCCTCGAGGTCGACGAGCGCACCGCGATCACCCTCCCGGACACGGACTGA
- a CDS encoding universal stress protein translates to MGTEDGHRHDAVVGVDGSEHALHAVGWAATEAQLRGLTLRIVHAAPRPADPGATRSVPEILARAFTVARRAAPDVGVSTARSLQDPAASLLDAAGDAALLVVGMGGGDSAGGPLVGSVALDVSGRAPCPVAVVRGGPVPPRGPVLVGVDTFGEDGLHRDDAALSVAFADARRHGGRVIVLHARFVTGPRSPGDEQAADVAVRDRLRGELRPWTVRFPEVPVQVSVVHGNPAESLLRAAEGCRLVVLGTHGDGAYPRDLFGSTSREVLRRSPVTVLVVNPDTVVAAPDEHVRSTRLDHPHDRSVLF, encoded by the coding sequence ATGGGTACCGAGGACGGACACCGTCACGACGCCGTGGTCGGGGTGGACGGGAGCGAGCACGCGCTGCACGCGGTCGGCTGGGCGGCGACCGAGGCGCAGCTGCGCGGCCTGACCCTGCGTATCGTGCACGCCGCCCCGCGGCCGGCCGATCCCGGCGCGACGCGGTCGGTCCCGGAGATCCTCGCCCGTGCCTTCACCGTCGCCCGCCGCGCCGCCCCCGACGTCGGTGTCTCGACGGCCCGGTCGCTGCAGGACCCTGCGGCCTCGTTGCTCGACGCGGCGGGCGACGCGGCCCTGCTGGTGGTCGGCATGGGCGGCGGTGACTCCGCGGGCGGGCCGCTCGTCGGGTCGGTCGCCCTCGACGTCAGCGGCCGCGCCCCCTGCCCCGTCGCCGTGGTCCGCGGCGGCCCGGTCCCGCCGAGGGGGCCCGTCCTGGTCGGCGTCGACACGTTCGGTGAGGACGGGCTCCACAGGGACGACGCCGCGCTCTCCGTCGCGTTCGCCGACGCCCGCCGGCACGGCGGACGGGTGATCGTCCTGCACGCCCGGTTCGTGACCGGGCCGCGCTCGCCGGGCGACGAGCAGGCGGCCGACGTCGCCGTGCGGGACCGTTTGCGTGGCGAGCTCCGGCCGTGGACCGTCCGGTTCCCCGAGGTCCCGGTGCAGGTGAGCGTCGTGCACGGTAACCCGGCCGAGTCGCTGCTGCGGGCGGCCGAGGGGTGCCGGCTGGTGGTGCTGGGCACCCACGGCGACGGCGCCTACCCGCGGGACCTGTTCGGGTCGACCAGCCGCGAGGTGCTGCGCCGCAGCCCGGTCACCGTTCTGGTCGTCAACCCCGACACCGTCGTCGCCGCACCCGACGAGCACGTACGCAGCACCCGGCTCGACCATCCGCACGACCGCAGCGTGCTGTTCTGA
- a CDS encoding cold shock domain-containing protein, with amino-acid sequence MPQGTVRWFDAERGFGFLAPEDGSPDVFVHASEVVGDGGAKVLREGQGVVFEVGENDRGPQALQVRVTADAAVGSAVGLLGTVTWYEPGKGYGFASPDGGGADIFVHSSAIVTGGVVTEGQRVAFLVVEGERGPQAGSVIPLGAGAGLPAATGTADGADGTVAWYDEGKGFGFISPDSGVGDVFVHVRALVEGLTWLAEGDRVAYEVVSGDKGPQARGVYLVRGVEPGVASQRSAAAVAAGPVLRDVPARGGEGVVARYDGDRGFGFITPDAGGDDLFAHVSVIVGSGPLEKGDRVRYAVRQSDRGPQADRVERL; translated from the coding sequence ATGCCGCAGGGAACCGTCCGTTGGTTCGACGCCGAACGGGGTTTCGGCTTCCTCGCGCCCGAGGACGGCTCGCCGGACGTGTTCGTGCACGCCTCCGAGGTCGTCGGGGACGGCGGCGCGAAGGTGCTCCGCGAGGGCCAGGGCGTCGTGTTCGAGGTGGGCGAGAACGATCGCGGGCCCCAGGCGCTGCAGGTTCGCGTCACCGCCGACGCGGCCGTCGGCAGCGCCGTGGGCCTGCTCGGCACGGTCACCTGGTACGAGCCGGGCAAGGGGTACGGCTTCGCGTCGCCGGATGGCGGCGGCGCCGACATCTTCGTGCACAGCTCCGCCATCGTGACCGGCGGCGTGGTCACCGAGGGGCAGCGGGTGGCCTTCCTGGTCGTCGAGGGCGAGCGCGGCCCGCAGGCCGGGAGCGTGATCCCGCTGGGAGCGGGGGCGGGCCTACCCGCTGCGACCGGCACCGCGGACGGTGCCGACGGCACGGTGGCCTGGTACGACGAGGGCAAGGGCTTCGGGTTCATCAGCCCCGACTCCGGGGTCGGGGACGTCTTCGTTCACGTCCGGGCTCTGGTCGAGGGGCTGACGTGGCTCGCGGAGGGTGACCGCGTCGCCTATGAGGTGGTCAGTGGGGACAAGGGTCCGCAGGCTCGCGGGGTGTACCTGGTCCGGGGTGTCGAGCCCGGGGTGGCGTCGCAGCGGTCGGCAGCTGCTGTGGCCGCAGGGCCGGTGTTGCGGGATGTGCCCGCGCGAGGTGGCGAGGGCGTCGTCGCGCGCTACGACGGCGACCGCGGTTTCGGCTTCATCACCCCGGATGCGGGCGGTGACGATCTCTTCGCCCACGTGTCGGTGATCGTGGGGTCGGGGCCGTTGGAGAAGGGTGACCGGGTCCGGTACGCGGTGCGTCAGAGCGACCGGGGCCCGCAGGCCGACCGTGTCGAGCGCCTCTGA
- a CDS encoding thiamine pyrophosphate-binding protein: MSDQVWPAQIAVETMQAHGVRAMFGLTGGHIQALQDFAYRGGIDVHQVRHEQAGAHAADGFARTTRTPGVCFGTAGPGMTNMVTGIYMAHLAQSPMVCLLGGHKLRESGRGSLQEADAEKVLGSVTKWTARCTTPEQTGFYLTKAFRDAMTPPYGPVAIEFPLDTFNFEPGSRAAQVGHSAAVAPALVRPRVAPESARMDEIADLLAAAERPLLVAGDKVHWDRSGPLLAALAERAALPVSLRRMARGAIDESHPLVVPAAVRKPLIRDADLVILLGLDVGYFESFGTWRTGARFVQVSSDPGEFALHLPTSVEVQADTTSALEGLLERLGDGPPAARPDWTGRLTAARAAWRAGLDEEAGQRSAERPIHPRTLAGELSGGLLRDVPVVLDSFTGSSFLSEHLALNAGAQMLDSGYSAAVGHGVGMGIGAAVGTGGPVFVMMGDGGIGIGGGDIETSARYGLPVVYMVYNDGGFCAGLENYCYGKDFSLLGPKARGGFNFTPDIRYDRMYETVGAHVEHVTEPDQIRGAVERSFESGRTAVIDVQASRDVAHPLYDSAYAKEMFWHLPREEMQEPARAQHVDHHYPKFH; the protein is encoded by the coding sequence GTGAGCGACCAGGTGTGGCCGGCCCAGATCGCGGTCGAGACGATGCAGGCACACGGCGTCCGGGCGATGTTCGGGCTCACCGGCGGGCACATCCAGGCGCTGCAGGACTTCGCCTACCGGGGCGGCATCGACGTCCACCAGGTGCGCCACGAGCAGGCCGGGGCGCACGCCGCCGACGGGTTCGCCCGCACGACGCGCACCCCCGGCGTCTGCTTCGGCACCGCCGGGCCGGGCATGACGAACATGGTCACCGGCATCTACATGGCGCACCTCGCGCAGAGCCCGATGGTCTGCCTGCTCGGCGGGCACAAGCTCCGCGAGAGCGGGCGCGGGTCGCTGCAGGAGGCCGACGCGGAGAAGGTGCTCGGGTCGGTCACCAAGTGGACGGCGCGGTGCACGACGCCGGAGCAGACCGGCTTCTACCTGACCAAGGCGTTCCGCGACGCGATGACCCCGCCCTACGGCCCGGTCGCGATCGAGTTCCCGCTCGACACGTTCAACTTCGAGCCGGGCAGCCGCGCCGCCCAGGTCGGGCACTCCGCCGCCGTGGCGCCCGCGCTCGTCCGCCCGCGGGTCGCCCCGGAGTCGGCCCGGATGGACGAGATCGCCGACCTCCTCGCCGCCGCGGAGCGGCCTCTGCTGGTCGCGGGCGACAAGGTGCACTGGGACCGGTCCGGCCCGCTGCTGGCCGCGCTCGCCGAGCGCGCCGCCCTCCCGGTGAGCCTGCGCCGGATGGCCCGCGGCGCGATCGACGAGTCGCACCCGCTCGTCGTGCCCGCGGCCGTCCGCAAGCCCCTGATCCGGGACGCGGACCTGGTGATCCTGCTCGGCCTCGACGTCGGCTACTTCGAGAGCTTCGGCACCTGGCGCACCGGGGCCCGGTTCGTGCAGGTGAGCAGCGACCCGGGGGAGTTCGCGCTGCACCTGCCCACGTCGGTCGAGGTGCAGGCCGACACGACCAGCGCGCTGGAGGGCCTGCTGGAGCGGCTCGGCGACGGGCCGCCCGCCGCCCGGCCGGACTGGACGGGCCGGCTCACGGCCGCGCGCGCGGCCTGGCGGGCCGGCCTGGACGAGGAGGCCGGGCAGCGCTCGGCAGAGCGGCCGATCCACCCGCGCACGCTGGCCGGTGAGCTCTCGGGCGGCCTGCTGCGCGACGTGCCGGTCGTGCTCGACTCCTTCACCGGGTCCAGCTTCCTGAGCGAGCACCTCGCCCTGAACGCCGGTGCGCAGATGCTCGACTCCGGCTACTCCGCCGCGGTCGGGCACGGCGTCGGCATGGGCATCGGCGCGGCCGTCGGCACGGGCGGGCCGGTGTTCGTGATGATGGGCGACGGCGGCATCGGCATTGGCGGCGGCGACATCGAGACCTCCGCCCGCTACGGCCTGCCGGTCGTCTACATGGTCTACAACGACGGCGGGTTCTGCGCCGGGCTGGAGAACTACTGCTACGGCAAGGACTTCTCCCTGCTCGGGCCGAAGGCGCGCGGCGGGTTCAACTTCACCCCCGACATCCGCTACGACCGCATGTACGAGACGGTCGGCGCCCACGTCGAGCACGTGACCGAGCCCGACCAGATCCGCGGCGCGGTGGAGCGGTCCTTCGAGTCCGGGCGCACGGCCGTCATCGACGTGCAGGCCAGCCGCGACGTCGCGCACCCGCTCTACGACAGCGCGTACGCGAAGGAGATGTTCTGGCACCTTCCCCGCGAGGAGATGCAGGAGCCGGCCCGGGCGCAGCACGTCGACCACCACTACCCGAAGTTCCATTGA